Proteins encoded together in one Cryptosporangium aurantiacum window:
- a CDS encoding ABC transporter ATP-binding protein, with amino-acid sequence MIVVDRLTKRYGGYLAVDDVSFRCEPGSVTGFLGPNGAGKSTTLRMICGLTPPTHGTSAVSGLPYRDLPNPGREVGVLLDAGAQHAGRTGYEVLAVSARVLGVERDRVRALLDRVGLPPEAAKRRVGAYSLGMRQRLGLAHALLGDPTVLILDEPANGLDPEGIFWMRGLLREFADRGGTVLLSSHLLREVEVIADHLVVIGRGRIVAQGSKADLLSAAGVRVRATDPNALRAALEAAGLSAAGAPGGGFSVDADTEAVGRAAAAAGVVLTELRSADGNGLEEMFLQLTAAQHEEVAA; translated from the coding sequence ATGATCGTTGTTGACCGACTCACCAAACGGTACGGCGGCTATCTCGCGGTGGACGACGTCTCGTTCCGCTGCGAACCGGGTAGCGTCACCGGCTTCCTGGGCCCGAACGGCGCAGGCAAGTCCACCACGCTGCGGATGATCTGCGGGCTCACCCCGCCCACGCACGGCACGTCGGCCGTCAGCGGCCTGCCGTACCGTGACCTACCCAACCCCGGACGCGAGGTCGGCGTCCTGCTCGACGCCGGTGCGCAGCACGCCGGCCGCACCGGCTACGAGGTGCTGGCCGTCTCCGCCCGCGTCCTCGGCGTCGAGCGGGACCGGGTCCGCGCGCTGCTCGACCGGGTCGGGCTGCCGCCGGAGGCCGCCAAGCGCCGCGTCGGTGCCTACTCGCTCGGCATGCGTCAGCGTCTCGGGCTGGCGCACGCGCTGCTCGGCGACCCGACCGTGCTGATCCTCGACGAGCCGGCCAACGGTCTCGACCCGGAGGGCATCTTCTGGATGCGCGGGTTGCTCCGCGAGTTCGCCGACCGCGGCGGCACCGTGCTGCTCTCCTCGCACCTGCTCCGCGAGGTCGAGGTGATCGCCGACCACCTGGTCGTCATCGGCCGCGGCCGGATCGTCGCCCAGGGCAGCAAGGCCGACCTGCTCAGCGCTGCGGGTGTCCGGGTGCGAGCCACCGACCCGAACGCGCTCCGCGCGGCCCTGGAGGCCGCCGGGCTGTCGGCGGCCGGAGCCCCCGGCGGCGGCTTCTCGGTCGACGCGGACACCGAAGCGGTCGGTCGTGCGGCCGCCGCGGCGGGTGTTGTCCTCACCGAGCTCCGATCGGCCGACGGAAACGGCCTGGAGGAGATGTTCCTGCAGCTCACCGCTGCCCAGCACGAGGAGGTGGCGGCATGA
- a CDS encoding sensor histidine kinase, producing MGSVADKLEADAEPVTDEAMLLTLATDRPEPDSSPRRQRLIDVICVVVSAALPCGFWIALATGHTVVEEPIQWFDLIMATVCAPLVWWRRRWPTTISVVVSVLATVATLASIAQGITLLTVAIHRRPRQVLLASAVFVATGAVYNMVRPSPDVPYWVTFLMVNLLAAGLVAWGSFIKARRALIASLRERARRAEEEQHRRVEQARQLERTRIAREMHDVLAHRISLLSLHAGALEFRPDAPPDEIARAAGVIRASAHEALQDLRDVIGVLRAGGNDTEHDRPQPTLGDVPGLVTEARRAGSTIDLDVQVDDADAVPPVIGRTAYRVVQEGLTNARKHARGAAVRVMVSGNRHEGLTVEVRNWLPLRSAVVTDQIPGTGTGIIGLGERVGLAGGRLEHGPSTAGDFRLKAWLPWES from the coding sequence ATGGGCTCGGTGGCGGACAAACTCGAGGCGGACGCCGAGCCCGTCACCGACGAGGCGATGCTGCTGACGCTCGCGACCGACCGCCCGGAGCCCGACTCGTCGCCCCGGCGCCAACGCCTGATCGACGTGATCTGCGTGGTGGTGTCGGCCGCGCTGCCCTGTGGTTTCTGGATCGCGCTGGCGACCGGCCACACCGTGGTCGAGGAGCCGATCCAGTGGTTCGACCTGATCATGGCCACGGTGTGCGCCCCGCTGGTCTGGTGGCGCCGTCGCTGGCCGACGACGATCTCGGTCGTCGTCTCGGTGCTGGCCACCGTCGCGACGCTGGCCAGCATCGCGCAGGGCATCACGCTGCTCACGGTCGCGATCCACCGACGGCCGCGGCAGGTCCTGCTCGCCTCGGCGGTGTTCGTCGCGACCGGCGCGGTCTACAACATGGTGCGGCCGAGCCCGGATGTCCCGTACTGGGTCACGTTCCTCATGGTGAACCTGCTCGCCGCCGGTCTGGTGGCGTGGGGAAGCTTCATCAAGGCCAGGCGCGCGCTGATCGCCTCGCTGCGCGAGCGGGCCCGGCGCGCCGAGGAGGAGCAGCACCGCCGCGTCGAGCAGGCCCGCCAGCTGGAGCGCACCCGGATCGCCAGGGAGATGCACGACGTCCTCGCGCACCGGATCTCGCTGCTGAGCCTGCACGCGGGTGCGCTGGAGTTCCGCCCGGACGCGCCGCCGGACGAGATCGCACGGGCCGCCGGCGTGATCCGGGCGAGCGCTCACGAGGCGCTCCAGGACCTCCGCGACGTCATCGGCGTGCTGCGCGCCGGGGGCAACGACACCGAGCACGACCGGCCCCAGCCGACGCTCGGCGACGTGCCGGGGCTGGTCACCGAGGCGCGGCGGGCCGGGTCGACGATCGACCTGGACGTCCAGGTGGACGATGCGGACGCGGTGCCGCCGGTGATCGGCCGGACGGCGTACCGAGTCGTGCAGGAGGGGCTCACCAACGCCCGCAAACACGCGCGGGGCGCGGCGGTGCGGGTGATGGTGAGCGGCAACCGGCACGAGGGGCTCACCGTCGAGGTGCGGAACTGGCTGCCGCTTCGGAGTGCGGTGGTGACCGATCAAATTCCTGGTACCGGCACCGGCATCATCGGGCTCGGCGAACGCGTCGGGCTCGCCGGCGGACGGTTGGAGCACGGCCCCTCGACAGCAGGCGACTTCCGGCTGAAAGCATGGTTGCCGTGGGAGAGCTGA
- a CDS encoding response regulator: MVAVGELTRVLIVDDDALVRAGLTMILSGTDDLRVVGEAADGIEVSAAVAACAPDVVLMDIRMPRLDGLAATEALRKRPDPPEVIVLTTFDADEYVLRALRAGAGGFLLKDTPPAEIVRAIRSVAAGEPMLSPTVTRQLIAHVAEAGVDSRKAHATRLLGQLSPRELEVAEAVGRGASNAEIAGELFMSVATVKAHVSRILTRLGLNNRVQLALLAHDAGT, translated from the coding sequence ATGGTTGCCGTGGGAGAGCTGACCAGGGTGCTGATCGTGGACGACGACGCGCTGGTACGGGCCGGGCTGACGATGATCCTGTCCGGCACCGACGACCTGCGGGTGGTCGGCGAGGCCGCGGACGGCATCGAGGTTAGCGCCGCGGTCGCCGCGTGCGCGCCGGACGTCGTCCTGATGGACATTCGGATGCCCCGGCTGGACGGCCTGGCCGCCACCGAGGCGCTGCGCAAGCGACCGGATCCGCCCGAGGTGATCGTGCTGACGACGTTCGACGCGGACGAGTACGTGCTGCGCGCGCTGCGGGCCGGGGCAGGCGGCTTCCTGCTCAAGGACACGCCGCCCGCCGAGATCGTCCGCGCGATCCGGTCGGTCGCGGCCGGCGAGCCGATGCTCTCCCCCACCGTCACCCGGCAGTTGATCGCGCACGTCGCCGAGGCGGGCGTCGACTCGCGCAAGGCGCATGCGACCCGCCTGCTCGGCCAACTCAGCCCGCGCGAGCTGGAGGTGGCCGAGGCGGTCGGACGGGGCGCCTCGAACGCCGAGATCGCCGGTGAACTGTTCATGAGCGTGGCCACCGTCAAGGCGCACGTGTCGCGGATCCTGACCCGGCTCGGGCTGAACAACCGCGTGCAGCTGGCGTTACTCGCTCACGACGCCGGCACGTAG
- the thiE gene encoding thiamine phosphate synthase, producing the protein MTTARARLADARLYLCTPDRPDLAEFADAVLAGGVDIIQLREKGIEARHELQRLEILKEACERHGALLAVNDRADVALAVGADVLHLGQDDLPVTWARRILGDDVLIGRSTHSPEQAAAADAEPGVDYFCVGPCWPTPTKPGRPAPGLDLVRHVATVATRPWFAIGGIDEARLGAVTDAGAARVVVVRAITEADDPEQAARVLRAGVVSE; encoded by the coding sequence ATGACGACCGCCCGGGCGCGGCTGGCGGACGCGCGGCTCTACCTGTGCACGCCCGACCGGCCCGACCTCGCCGAGTTCGCCGACGCCGTCCTCGCCGGCGGCGTCGACATCATCCAGCTGCGCGAGAAGGGCATCGAAGCGCGCCACGAGCTCCAGCGCCTCGAGATCCTGAAGGAGGCCTGCGAGCGGCACGGCGCGCTGCTCGCGGTCAACGACCGGGCCGACGTCGCGCTGGCCGTCGGAGCCGACGTCCTGCACCTGGGCCAGGACGACCTGCCGGTGACCTGGGCCCGCCGGATCCTCGGTGACGACGTGCTGATCGGGCGTTCCACGCACTCGCCGGAGCAGGCCGCGGCCGCCGACGCGGAGCCCGGCGTCGACTACTTCTGCGTCGGCCCGTGCTGGCCGACGCCGACCAAGCCGGGGCGCCCCGCCCCGGGCCTCGACCTGGTCCGGCACGTCGCGACCGTTGCGACCCGGCCCTGGTTCGCGATCGGTGGCATCGACGAGGCCCGGCTCGGCGCGGTCACCGACGCCGGCGCCGCCCGCGTCGTCGTGGTCCGGGCGATCACCGAAGCCGACGACCCCGAGCAAGCAGCACGCGTTCTACGTGCCGGCGTCGTGAGCGAGTAA
- a CDS encoding thiazole synthase, producing MGTGGGAISLAVLGEALRASGTVLTTVALRRVDVETGTGVFPLLRECGIEALPNTAGCRTAAEALLTARLGREALETDWVKLEVVADDRTLLPDPVELLTAAEQLVADGFIVLPYTNDDPILARRLAEVGCAAVMPLGSPIGSGLGIRNPHNIALIVEEAPVPVILDAGIGTASDAALAMELGCDGVLLATAVTGARDPVAMATAMRLAVESGRLAYRAGRVPRRWYAQASSPPVPE from the coding sequence ATGGGGACCGGCGGTGGTGCGATCAGCCTCGCGGTGCTCGGGGAGGCGCTCCGCGCGTCCGGCACCGTGCTGACGACGGTGGCGCTCCGCCGGGTCGACGTCGAGACGGGCACGGGCGTGTTTCCGCTGCTCCGCGAGTGCGGCATCGAGGCGCTGCCGAACACCGCCGGGTGTCGCACCGCCGCCGAGGCGCTGCTCACCGCACGCCTCGGCCGGGAGGCGCTGGAGACCGACTGGGTGAAGCTCGAAGTGGTGGCCGACGACCGGACGCTGCTGCCGGACCCGGTCGAGCTGCTCACCGCGGCGGAGCAACTGGTCGCCGACGGGTTCATCGTGCTGCCGTACACCAACGACGACCCGATCCTCGCCCGGCGGCTGGCCGAGGTGGGCTGCGCGGCCGTGATGCCGCTCGGTTCGCCGATCGGGTCGGGGCTCGGGATCCGGAACCCGCACAACATCGCGTTGATCGTCGAGGAGGCGCCCGTTCCGGTCATCCTCGACGCCGGGATCGGCACCGCCAGCGATGCCGCGCTGGCGATGGAGCTCGGCTGTGACGGCGTGCTGCTCGCGACCGCGGTCACCGGCGCCCGCGACCCGGTCGCGATGGCCACCGCGATGCGGCTCGCGGTCGAGAGCGGCCGGCTGGCCTACCGCGCCGGGCGGGTGCCCCGCCGCTGGTACGCCCAGGCCTCGTCCCCACCGGTGCCCGAATGA
- the thiS gene encoding sulfur carrier protein ThiS has product MTTLRVNGRRIDVAEPPTIAAIVQEVTQRPAGFAQGVAVAVNGEVVPRGGWAGTQLVDGDTVEIITAVQGG; this is encoded by the coding sequence ATGACGACGCTGCGAGTGAACGGCCGGCGGATCGACGTGGCGGAGCCGCCCACGATCGCGGCGATCGTCCAGGAGGTGACGCAGCGCCCGGCCGGATTCGCGCAGGGCGTCGCGGTGGCGGTCAACGGAGAGGTGGTGCCGCGCGGCGGCTGGGCCGGGACCCAGCTGGTCGACGGGGACACCGTGGAGATCATTACGGCGGTGCAAGGTGGTTGA
- the thiO gene encoding glycine oxidase ThiO: MSAVRVAVVGGGVIGLSCAWQLARAGADVTLIEPDPAQGASRIAAGMLAPITEAHPTEPALLAAGRRAVDAWPAFAADLTSTGIDPGYRTTGTLVAGYSADDVAALDELAARLATLGLDVERLTGTACRRSEPALAPGVRGGLSVPGDHSVDNRALLRALWAALEVVGVHVVTDTVEAPLTLDADVMVLAAGAWTPRLTPTLAGLVRPVRGENVRLVAGRHTPVLTRTVRALVDGRGVYLVPRTTGELVVGATQDEVGFDRTVTAGGVHRLLTDARRVLPSIDEYALVETSAGLRPMSTDGAPLVGWVGGDTLVATGHGRNGILLAPLTAAIITHLVTGAGHTPDAAVAGAFAPDRFPAAAGTSRATGPGEADAAGVPRAAHRGGGR; the protein is encoded by the coding sequence GTGAGCGCCGTCCGTGTCGCGGTCGTCGGGGGCGGGGTGATCGGGCTCTCGTGCGCCTGGCAGCTGGCCCGGGCAGGCGCCGACGTCACGCTGATCGAGCCGGACCCGGCCCAGGGTGCGAGCCGGATCGCGGCCGGCATGCTCGCGCCGATCACCGAGGCCCACCCCACCGAACCGGCCCTGCTCGCCGCCGGTCGCCGTGCCGTCGACGCCTGGCCGGCGTTCGCGGCCGACCTGACGTCCACCGGCATCGACCCCGGCTACCGGACGACCGGCACGCTCGTCGCGGGGTACAGCGCGGACGACGTGGCAGCCCTGGACGAGCTCGCGGCCCGGCTGGCCACGCTCGGCCTCGACGTCGAGCGGCTCACCGGCACGGCCTGCCGCCGGTCCGAGCCGGCGCTCGCCCCGGGCGTCCGGGGCGGGCTGAGCGTGCCGGGCGACCACAGCGTCGACAACCGGGCACTGTTGCGGGCGCTCTGGGCCGCGCTGGAAGTCGTCGGCGTCCACGTCGTCACCGACACCGTGGAAGCACCGCTCACGCTCGATGCCGACGTCATGGTGCTCGCCGCGGGTGCCTGGACACCGCGGCTCACGCCGACGCTCGCCGGGCTGGTCCGTCCGGTGCGCGGCGAGAACGTGCGGCTGGTCGCCGGGCGGCACACGCCGGTGCTCACCCGGACGGTGCGGGCACTGGTCGACGGCCGCGGGGTGTACCTGGTTCCGCGGACGACCGGCGAACTCGTCGTCGGGGCCACCCAGGACGAGGTCGGCTTCGACCGGACGGTCACCGCCGGAGGGGTCCACCGGCTGCTCACCGACGCGCGCAGGGTGCTGCCGTCGATCGACGAGTACGCGCTGGTCGAGACGTCGGCCGGGCTGCGGCCGATGAGCACGGACGGAGCGCCGCTGGTCGGGTGGGTCGGCGGCGACACCCTGGTGGCGACCGGGCACGGGCGTAACGGAATCCTGCTGGCGCCGCTCACGGCCGCGATCATCACGCACCTGGTCACCGGCGCGGGGCACACGCCGGACGCGGCCGTCGCCGGCGCGTTCGCCCCCGACCGCTTCCCCGCAGCAGCGGGAACATCCCGTGCCACGGGTCCCGGCGAGGCCGACGCGGCGGGAGTGCCGCGGGCGGCGCATCGCGGGGGTGGGCGATGA
- the thiD gene encoding bifunctional hydroxymethylpyrimidine kinase/phosphomethylpyrimidine kinase translates to MTVAGSDSGGGAGLQADLHTFAAFGVHGTTAVTAVTVQNTVGVTGVHEIPPQIVADQIASVVGDLRPTAVKTGMLASAPIIEAIATAFREHGIGRGGTIPLVVDPVCASMHGDPLLRADALAALRDLFALATVVTPNLDEAALLVGTRDQPDAARALLALGAEHALVKGGHGTGPRSRDLLTDGVTSWWLDAERIETGNTHGSGDTLAAAIAARLAGGDTLPDAVAVAKRYVTRAVATSYSVGAGHGPVGHPTADDPAGHPSPVAAAESTSAGAVAGAPS, encoded by the coding sequence ATGACCGTGGCGGGGTCGGACTCGGGGGGCGGGGCCGGTCTGCAGGCCGACCTGCACACGTTCGCCGCGTTCGGCGTTCACGGCACCACCGCGGTCACGGCGGTGACCGTGCAGAACACGGTCGGGGTCACCGGCGTCCACGAGATACCGCCGCAGATCGTCGCCGACCAGATCGCGTCGGTCGTCGGAGACCTCCGCCCGACCGCGGTGAAGACCGGGATGCTCGCGTCGGCGCCGATCATCGAGGCGATCGCCACGGCGTTCCGCGAGCACGGCATCGGGCGCGGCGGGACGATCCCGCTGGTTGTCGACCCGGTGTGCGCGTCGATGCACGGCGACCCGCTGCTCCGGGCCGACGCTCTGGCCGCGCTGCGCGACTTGTTCGCGCTGGCCACGGTGGTGACCCCGAACCTCGACGAGGCAGCGTTGCTGGTCGGGACGCGCGACCAGCCGGACGCCGCCCGGGCACTGCTCGCGCTCGGGGCGGAGCACGCCCTGGTCAAGGGCGGCCACGGCACCGGCCCGCGCAGCCGTGACCTGCTCACCGACGGCGTCACCTCCTGGTGGCTGGACGCCGAACGGATCGAGACCGGCAACACGCACGGCAGCGGCGACACGCTGGCCGCCGCGATCGCCGCCCGGCTGGCAGGTGGCGACACGCTGCCGGACGCCGTCGCGGTGGCCAAGCGGTACGTGACGAGGGCGGTCGCGACCAGCTACTCGGTCGGCGCGGGCCACGGCCCCGTCGGCCACCCCACGGCCGACGACCCAGCCGGCCACCCCAGCCCGGTCGCCGCGGCTGAGTCCACGTCGGCCGGGGCGGTGGCTGGAGCGCCGTCGTGA
- the thiC gene encoding phosphomethylpyrimidine synthase ThiC yields MSRVISVGPLPASRKAYRGELRVPVREIELTTGQVVERYDTSGPYTESDFRPDLDNGLPKIRKAWPRNYPTQLLAARAGEITTEMAYVAAREHLPAEVVRDEIAAGRAVLPANVNHPECEPMIIGKRFLVKVNANIGTSAVTSSPAEEVEKMVWATRWGADTVMDLSTGPRIHETREWILRNSPVPIGTVPIYQALERVNGDPTKLSWDVYRDVVIEQCEQGVDYMTVHAGVRMAYIPLTVGRKTGIVSRGGSILAAWCLAHHRENFLYTHFAELCEILRDYDVTFSLGDGLRPGSVYDANDDAQLAELRTLGELTQVAKAHGVQTMIEGPGHVPMDKIAENVKLQQEWCDEAPFYTLGPLATDVAPGYDHITSAIGAAMIAWHGTAMLCYVTPKEHLGLPDRDDVKAGVIAYKIAAHSADVAKGHPGAQDHDDQLSDARFEFRWADQFALALDPETAQSYHDETLPAAPAKTAHFCSMCGPKFCSMRISHDLRTSYADATEPAAAPNLALAEAGMAAKSAEFQAAGAKIYLPVVEP; encoded by the coding sequence ATGAGCCGTGTTATCTCTGTTGGTCCTCTTCCGGCGAGCCGCAAGGCATACCGGGGCGAACTACGCGTCCCGGTGCGGGAGATCGAACTGACCACCGGCCAGGTGGTCGAGCGTTACGACACCTCCGGCCCGTACACCGAGTCCGATTTCCGGCCCGACCTGGACAACGGCCTGCCGAAGATCCGGAAGGCCTGGCCACGCAACTACCCCACCCAGCTGCTGGCCGCCCGCGCCGGCGAGATCACCACCGAGATGGCGTACGTCGCCGCCCGCGAGCACCTACCGGCCGAGGTGGTGCGCGACGAGATCGCCGCAGGCCGCGCGGTTTTACCGGCGAACGTCAACCACCCGGAGTGCGAACCGATGATCATCGGCAAGCGCTTCCTGGTGAAGGTCAACGCGAACATCGGCACGTCGGCGGTCACCTCCTCGCCCGCCGAGGAGGTCGAGAAGATGGTCTGGGCGACCCGCTGGGGCGCCGACACCGTCATGGACCTCTCCACCGGCCCGCGCATCCACGAGACCCGCGAATGGATCCTGCGCAACTCGCCGGTCCCGATCGGCACCGTCCCGATCTACCAGGCGCTCGAACGGGTCAACGGCGACCCGACGAAGCTGTCCTGGGACGTCTACCGCGACGTCGTCATCGAGCAGTGCGAGCAGGGCGTCGACTACATGACCGTCCACGCAGGCGTCCGGATGGCCTACATCCCGCTCACGGTCGGCCGGAAGACCGGCATCGTGTCCCGCGGTGGTTCGATCCTGGCCGCGTGGTGCCTGGCCCACCACCGGGAGAACTTCCTCTACACGCACTTCGCCGAGCTCTGCGAGATCCTGCGCGACTACGACGTCACGTTCTCACTCGGTGACGGTCTGCGGCCCGGCTCGGTCTACGACGCGAACGACGACGCTCAGCTGGCGGAACTCCGCACGCTCGGTGAGCTGACCCAGGTCGCCAAGGCCCACGGCGTCCAGACGATGATCGAAGGTCCGGGGCACGTGCCGATGGACAAGATCGCCGAGAACGTGAAGCTCCAGCAGGAATGGTGCGACGAGGCACCGTTCTACACGCTCGGCCCGCTGGCCACGGACGTCGCGCCCGGCTACGACCACATCACGTCCGCGATCGGCGCCGCGATGATCGCGTGGCACGGCACCGCGATGCTCTGTTACGTCACGCCGAAGGAGCACCTCGGACTCCCGGACCGGGACGACGTCAAGGCGGGCGTCATCGCGTACAAGATCGCCGCGCACTCGGCCGACGTCGCCAAGGGGCACCCCGGCGCCCAGGACCACGACGACCAGCTCTCCGACGCGCGCTTCGAGTTCCGCTGGGCCGACCAGTTCGCGTTGGCGCTCGACCCGGAGACCGCGCAGTCCTACCACGACGAAACACTGCCGGCTGCGCCGGCGAAGACCGCGCACTTCTGTTCGATGTGCGGTCCGAAGTTCTGCTCGATGCGCATCTCGCACGACCTGCGTACAAGCTATGCGGACGCCACGGAGCCGGCCGCCGCACCCAACCTGGCGCTTGCCGAGGCCGGCATGGCCGCGAAGTCCGCCGAGTTCCAGGCCGCAGGCGCCAAGATCTACCTGCCCGTGGTGGAGCCGTGA
- a CDS encoding MFS transporter translates to MVLAAGVAGMTAGCAFLYGLPYLLPRLRADGLSLTEAAVLVACPSLGLLATLVVWGALADRYGERGVIGLGLAGAGVALLVAAAVSGPIALGACLVVGGAAAGSVNAASGRLILGWFGAAERGLAMGIRQMAQPLGVAVAAVAVPVLSESGRAPALVFLAAACLVTAVLIAVVVRDPARVESGGASEAGSPYRTPMLWRLHGSGALLVFPQFAVATFGLVFLVDVEHWDAAQAGRLLAVAAFGGAAARLMAGWWSDRAGSRTGPMRVLAGTTGVVVALLAAGAAGVPGVAVTALVAAAVVSVSTNGLSFTAVAEYAGPGWAGRALGIHNTGQNAVAALTAPVLGAVVTHAGYPVAFASAACAAALAVAVVPTIHVREPQPVA, encoded by the coding sequence GTGGTGTTGGCGGCGGGCGTGGCCGGGATGACGGCCGGGTGCGCGTTCCTCTACGGGCTGCCGTACCTCCTCCCGCGTCTCCGCGCCGACGGCCTCTCGCTCACCGAGGCCGCCGTCCTGGTCGCGTGCCCGTCGCTTGGACTACTGGCGACGCTGGTGGTCTGGGGTGCACTGGCCGACCGCTACGGCGAGCGCGGCGTCATCGGGCTGGGGCTGGCCGGGGCGGGCGTGGCGCTGCTGGTCGCGGCCGCGGTGTCCGGCCCGATCGCGCTCGGGGCCTGCCTCGTCGTCGGCGGTGCCGCCGCGGGCTCGGTGAACGCGGCCAGCGGGCGGCTGATCCTGGGCTGGTTCGGCGCCGCCGAGCGTGGGCTGGCCATGGGCATCCGCCAGATGGCGCAGCCGCTCGGCGTCGCGGTGGCCGCGGTCGCGGTGCCGGTGCTCAGCGAATCCGGCCGCGCCCCCGCGCTCGTGTTCCTGGCCGCGGCGTGCCTGGTGACCGCGGTGCTGATCGCGGTCGTCGTGCGCGATCCGGCGCGGGTCGAGTCCGGCGGAGCGTCCGAAGCCGGGAGCCCATACCGCACTCCGATGCTCTGGCGGCTGCACGGCTCCGGCGCCCTGCTGGTCTTCCCGCAGTTCGCGGTCGCGACGTTCGGTTTGGTGTTCCTGGTCGACGTCGAACACTGGGACGCCGCGCAGGCCGGTCGGCTGCTCGCGGTCGCCGCGTTCGGCGGGGCGGCGGCACGTCTGATGGCCGGCTGGTGGTCCGACCGAGCCGGCAGCCGCACCGGGCCGATGCGAGTGCTCGCCGGCACCACCGGCGTCGTCGTCGCGCTGCTCGCGGCCGGAGCCGCCGGCGTGCCGGGCGTGGCGGTGACCGCGCTGGTCGCGGCCGCCGTCGTGTCGGTGTCGACGAACGGGCTCTCGTTCACCGCGGTGGCCGAATACGCCGGGCCGGGGTGGGCCGGGCGTGCGTTGGGCATCCACAACACCGGGCAGAACGCGGTCGCCGCGCTGACCGCGCCGGTGCTCGGTGCGGTCGTGACGCACGCGGGCTACCCGGTGGCGTTCGCTTCGGCCGCGTGCGCAGCGGCACTGGCCGTCGCGGTCGTCCCCACGATCCACGTCCGCGAGCCCCAGCCCGTCGCCTGA
- a CDS encoding YqjF family protein — MNTEPVTPTAPRPIRRAIMTQWWRELAFLHWPVEPSVVAPLLPAGTCPDTLDGVTYVGLIGFRMDRVGLGVGVPYFGRFAETNVRLYSVDAAGRRGVVFRSLDAARLLPVVIGRTLFGLNYVWSRMAIRRRPDGSYTYESVRRWPDAGPRTAFTVVPGGPAPAEPLNDFLTARWGLHTVSRGRTIYLPNEHPAWPLHSATLTDLDETLLTAAGLPAPSGPPPSVLFSPGVPVRFGPPLGT, encoded by the coding sequence ATGAACACCGAGCCGGTCACGCCCACCGCGCCACGGCCGATCCGCCGGGCGATCATGACCCAGTGGTGGCGGGAGCTGGCGTTCCTGCACTGGCCGGTCGAGCCGTCCGTGGTGGCACCATTGCTCCCGGCGGGCACCTGTCCCGACACGCTCGACGGCGTGACCTACGTGGGGCTGATCGGCTTCCGGATGGACCGGGTCGGCCTGGGCGTCGGCGTGCCGTACTTCGGCCGGTTCGCCGAGACGAACGTGCGGCTCTACTCGGTGGACGCCGCCGGTCGGCGCGGCGTCGTCTTCCGGTCGCTGGACGCCGCACGCCTACTGCCCGTAGTCATCGGGCGGACGCTCTTCGGGCTGAACTACGTGTGGTCGCGGATGGCGATCCGGCGGCGCCCGGACGGGTCGTACACGTACGAGAGCGTCCGCCGCTGGCCCGACGCCGGGCCGCGCACGGCGTTCACCGTGGTACCGGGCGGTCCGGCGCCGGCCGAACCACTCAACGACTTCCTCACCGCACGCTGGGGCCTGCACACCGTCTCGCGCGGCCGGACGATCTACCTCCCGAACGAGCACCCGGCCTGGCCGCTACACAGCGCAACCCTCACGGACCTGGACGAGACCCTGCTGACCGCCGCCGGCCTGCCCGCCCCGAGCGGCCCGCCGCCGTCCGTACTCTTCTCGCCCGGCGTGCCGGTGCGCTTCGGGCCGCCGCTAGGAACCTAG